One window of Microbacterium sp. 1S1 genomic DNA carries:
- a CDS encoding sensor histidine kinase, protein MSARLKLTLSYAGIVVVSGLLLLAAVALYLLRYVPDVQIPVVEFFVPNRSDLIRAFVPVAAMVMVALLAIGLGGGWLLAGRMLAPLDRIGDAARLAAQGSLSHRIRMEGPSDEFRDLADVFDTMLEQLEAHVAEQQRFAANASHELRTPLAVSQTLLDVARTDPDRDVDALIDRLREVNTRAIDLTEALLLLSRAEQRTFPRTLVDLSLLAEESVEALVPLADRLGVAVEVSGVPAAVLGSSALLPQLVTNLVANAIVHNRTDGSGSVAVRTHALPHAVALVVENTGAELTAPQVATLVEPFQRGTDRVRGTEHAGVGLGLAIVQRITQTHGGTLVLTPRDGGGLIVTVWFPHPYPS, encoded by the coding sequence ATGAGCGCCCGGCTCAAGCTGACGCTCAGCTATGCGGGGATCGTCGTCGTGTCTGGCCTGCTCCTGCTCGCCGCGGTCGCTCTCTATCTGCTGCGCTACGTGCCGGACGTGCAGATCCCCGTGGTGGAGTTCTTCGTCCCGAACCGCTCCGACCTGATCCGGGCGTTCGTTCCCGTCGCGGCGATGGTGATGGTCGCGCTGCTCGCGATCGGACTGGGTGGCGGATGGCTGCTCGCGGGCCGGATGCTGGCCCCGCTCGATCGCATCGGCGATGCGGCGCGGCTCGCGGCGCAGGGCTCTCTGTCCCACCGGATCCGCATGGAGGGTCCGAGCGATGAGTTCCGCGACCTCGCGGACGTCTTCGACACGATGCTCGAGCAGTTGGAGGCGCACGTCGCCGAGCAGCAGCGCTTCGCCGCGAACGCCTCGCACGAGCTGCGGACACCGTTGGCGGTCTCGCAGACACTGCTCGACGTGGCCCGCACCGACCCCGACCGCGACGTCGATGCCTTGATCGACCGGCTCCGCGAGGTCAACACGCGCGCGATCGACCTCACCGAGGCGCTGCTGCTGCTGAGCAGGGCGGAACAGCGCACGTTCCCGCGGACGCTCGTCGACCTCTCGCTGTTGGCGGAGGAGTCCGTCGAGGCGCTGGTGCCCCTGGCCGACCGCCTCGGGGTCGCCGTGGAGGTGAGCGGGGTCCCGGCGGCCGTGCTCGGCTCCTCCGCGCTGCTGCCCCAGCTCGTGACGAATCTCGTCGCGAACGCGATCGTCCACAACAGGACCGACGGCAGCGGCTCCGTGGCGGTGCGCACGCACGCGCTCCCGCACGCGGTGGCCCTCGTGGTGGAGAACACCGGTGCGGAGCTCACCGCCCCGCAGGTCGCGACCCTCGTGGAGCCGTTCCAGCGCGGCACCGACCGCGTCCGGGGAACGGAGCACGCCGGGGTCGGGCTCGGCCTCGCGATCGTGCAGCGCATCACCCAGACCCACGGCGGCACGCTCGTGCTGACGCCCCGCGACGGCGGCGGCCTCATCGTGACGGTCTGGTTCCCCCACCCCTACCCGAGCTGA
- the alr gene encoding alanine racemase, translating to MTTLLTERTTPSRLQAPTLCTITDSVAENLRRVQAATPAPVMAVVKADGYGHGMVTVATAAVDAGAEWLGVTDVAEGVALREAGLRVPILAWLHPAGIDAPLAAAAGIDVAVGSVEELRQLVAEAAAPVRVHLQLDTGMTRGGCPVDDWKDLLRTARAARGRIEVVGVMGHLPRADAADPRANAAAVLRMRQGRDAVLRAGFGPLLVHLAATSGALTDPATHFDLVRVGAALVGIDPSGTVPLVGASRWTAPVVHSVAVPPGTAVGYGGMHTTTAATHLSVIGVGYADGIPRELAPEAGVEIGGVRHPIVGRVSMDQLVVDTGGRAFPRGAVATVFGPDGGAVPSVQEWARWAGTIPHTIVTGIGPRVKRSVA from the coding sequence ATGACCACTCTGCTCACGGAAAGGACCACACCCTCCCGCCTGCAGGCTCCGACGCTGTGCACGATCACGGACTCCGTCGCCGAGAACCTGCGCCGGGTGCAAGCGGCCACCCCTGCGCCCGTCATGGCCGTGGTCAAGGCCGACGGCTACGGCCACGGGATGGTGACGGTCGCGACCGCCGCCGTGGACGCCGGGGCCGAATGGCTCGGGGTCACGGACGTCGCCGAGGGCGTCGCGCTGCGCGAGGCCGGGCTGCGCGTGCCGATCCTCGCCTGGCTGCACCCCGCGGGCATCGACGCGCCGCTCGCGGCCGCCGCCGGGATCGACGTCGCCGTCGGCTCCGTCGAGGAGCTGCGTCAGCTCGTGGCCGAGGCCGCGGCTCCCGTGCGGGTGCACCTGCAGCTCGACACCGGGATGACACGGGGAGGGTGCCCCGTGGACGACTGGAAGGACCTTCTGCGGACGGCGCGGGCGGCTCGCGGGCGCATCGAGGTCGTCGGGGTGATGGGTCACCTCCCCCGCGCCGACGCCGCCGACCCGCGAGCGAACGCGGCCGCGGTGCTGCGCATGCGCCAGGGGAGGGACGCGGTCCTGCGGGCCGGCTTCGGACCACTGCTCGTGCATCTCGCGGCGACATCGGGCGCCCTCACCGACCCGGCCACGCACTTCGATCTGGTGCGGGTCGGTGCGGCGCTCGTGGGGATCGACCCGTCGGGCACCGTGCCGCTGGTCGGCGCCTCCCGGTGGACGGCGCCCGTCGTGCACAGCGTCGCCGTGCCGCCGGGAACCGCGGTGGGCTACGGGGGGATGCACACGACGACGGCGGCCACGCATCTGAGCGTCATCGGTGTCGGGTACGCCGACGGCATCCCGCGTGAGCTCGCGCCGGAGGCGGGGGTGGAGATCGGCGGAGTGCGGCACCCGATCGTCGGCCGGGTGTCGATGGATCAGCTCGTCGTCGACACCGGGGGGAGGGCGTTCCCCCGAGGAGCGGTCGCGACGGTGTTCGGGCCGGACGGCGGCGCGGTGCCGTCGGTGCAGGAGTGGGCGCGGTGGGCGGGCACTATCCCGCACACCATCGTCACGGGCATCGGCCCGCGAGTGAAGAGGAGCGTGGCATGA
- a CDS encoding DEAD/DEAH box helicase, which translates to MKPTPRLEPSLVPDAADADAVYLTFVEWAESTGIRLYPAQDEALIEIVSGANVILSTPTGTGKSLVAVGAHFAAMVGGHRSYYTAPIKALVSEKFFALAEVFGAENVGMVTGDSSVNADAPIICCTAEILANLALRQGEGADVGLVVMDEFHYYGDPDRGWAWQVPLLELPQAQFVLMSATLGDVTTLAADLTRRTGRETASVTGVERPVPLHFFYETTPLHETIDDLLNTGQAPIYIVHFSQAAAMERAQALSSTKVATREQRDEIAALIGGFRFTTAFGKTLSRFLRAGIGVHHAGMLPKYRRLVEQLAQRGLLRVICGTDTLGVGINVPIRTVLLTALTKFDGTRMRQLNAREFHQIAGRAGRAGYDTAGTVVAQAPEHETENLAAIRKAGDDPKKKRKIIRKKAPDGFVSWGEPSFRKLIDATPETLTSHMQITSAMLLNVIARGGDVFGNVRRLVFDNHEPRARQRALALRALAIFRTLRESGVVETFDTGLPGAPKGVRLTVDLQPNFALNQPLSPFALAAFDLLDPATGAGTHAGAEAQGVGTGSYALDMISIVEATLDDPRAVLSQQEFLARGEAVAAMKREGIEYDERMELLEGITYPKPLEELLGAAFETFSAAQPWIRDFELHPKSVVRDMYERAMSFGEYVAFYRIARSEGVVLRYLSDAYRAASQTIPEERKDEDLHDLIAWLGELVRQIDSSLLDEWSELTAGPGARGEEDEPIVPPAPKRLTSNTRAFRTLVRNELFRRVQLAAREDVDALAELDPTFGADAWSDALDAYFAEHDDIGIGPDARSSRMLLLTEGPAEWSARQIIDDPAGDHDWGISATVDLAASDEAGEAVVTVTAVDRL; encoded by the coding sequence ATGAAACCCACGCCGCGGCTCGAACCCTCTCTCGTTCCCGACGCGGCAGACGCGGACGCGGTGTACCTGACCTTCGTGGAATGGGCGGAGTCGACCGGCATCCGCCTGTACCCCGCGCAGGACGAGGCGCTCATCGAGATCGTCTCCGGCGCGAACGTGATCCTGTCCACGCCGACGGGCACCGGGAAGTCGCTCGTCGCGGTCGGCGCCCACTTCGCGGCGATGGTCGGCGGACACCGGAGTTACTACACGGCGCCGATCAAGGCTCTCGTCAGCGAGAAGTTCTTCGCTCTGGCGGAGGTGTTCGGCGCCGAGAACGTGGGCATGGTGACGGGCGACTCGTCCGTGAACGCCGACGCCCCGATCATCTGCTGTACCGCCGAGATCCTCGCGAACCTCGCCCTGCGCCAGGGTGAGGGCGCCGACGTCGGTCTCGTCGTCATGGACGAGTTCCACTACTACGGTGACCCGGACCGCGGCTGGGCCTGGCAGGTGCCGCTCCTCGAGCTCCCGCAGGCCCAGTTCGTGCTGATGTCGGCCACCCTCGGCGACGTCACCACCCTCGCCGCCGACCTGACGCGGCGCACCGGGCGGGAGACCGCGTCGGTCACCGGGGTCGAGCGCCCGGTGCCGCTGCATTTCTTCTATGAGACGACGCCCCTCCACGAGACCATCGACGACCTCCTGAACACGGGACAGGCGCCGATCTACATCGTGCACTTCTCGCAGGCGGCCGCCATGGAACGGGCCCAGGCACTGTCGAGCACGAAGGTCGCGACGCGGGAGCAGCGTGACGAGATCGCCGCCCTCATCGGCGGCTTCCGCTTCACGACGGCGTTCGGCAAGACGCTCTCCCGCTTCCTCCGGGCGGGCATCGGCGTGCACCACGCCGGCATGCTGCCCAAGTACCGCCGATTGGTGGAGCAGCTCGCCCAGCGCGGCCTCCTCCGAGTGATCTGCGGAACCGACACGCTCGGCGTCGGCATCAACGTCCCCATCCGGACCGTCCTTCTCACGGCGCTGACGAAGTTCGACGGGACGCGGATGCGCCAGCTCAACGCCCGCGAGTTCCACCAGATCGCGGGACGCGCCGGTCGGGCGGGTTACGACACCGCGGGCACGGTCGTCGCCCAGGCCCCGGAACACGAGACCGAGAACCTCGCTGCGATCCGCAAGGCCGGCGACGACCCGAAGAAGAAGCGGAAGATCATCCGCAAGAAGGCCCCGGACGGCTTCGTGTCGTGGGGCGAGCCCTCGTTCCGGAAGCTCATCGACGCGACGCCGGAGACGCTGACCTCGCACATGCAGATCACCAGCGCGATGCTGCTCAACGTCATCGCCCGGGGTGGCGATGTGTTCGGGAACGTCCGGCGGCTCGTCTTCGACAACCACGAGCCGAGGGCCCGCCAGCGCGCGCTCGCCCTCCGCGCCCTCGCGATCTTCCGGACGCTCCGCGAGTCGGGCGTCGTGGAGACGTTCGACACGGGCCTGCCCGGAGCGCCGAAGGGGGTCCGCCTCACGGTCGACCTGCAGCCGAACTTTGCGCTCAACCAGCCGCTGTCGCCGTTCGCCCTCGCGGCGTTCGACCTGCTGGACCCCGCGACAGGCGCAGGGACCCACGCGGGGGCGGAGGCCCAGGGAGTCGGGACCGGGTCGTATGCGCTGGACATGATCTCGATCGTGGAGGCGACGCTCGACGATCCTCGCGCCGTGCTCAGCCAGCAGGAGTTCCTCGCACGGGGCGAGGCGGTCGCCGCCATGAAGCGGGAGGGCATCGAGTACGACGAGCGCATGGAGCTCCTCGAAGGGATCACGTACCCGAAGCCGCTGGAGGAGCTCCTCGGCGCCGCCTTCGAGACGTTCAGCGCCGCGCAGCCGTGGATCCGGGACTTCGAGCTGCATCCGAAGTCCGTGGTCCGGGACATGTACGAGCGGGCCATGTCGTTCGGCGAGTACGTCGCGTTCTACCGGATCGCCCGCTCCGAGGGCGTCGTGCTGCGGTATCTGTCGGATGCGTATCGGGCCGCCTCCCAGACGATCCCCGAGGAGCGGAAGGATGAAGACCTCCACGACCTCATCGCGTGGCTCGGCGAGCTCGTGCGCCAGATCGACTCCAGCCTGCTCGACGAATGGAGCGAGCTGACCGCCGGCCCGGGCGCGCGGGGAGAAGAGGACGAGCCGATCGTCCCGCCCGCGCCGAAGCGCCTGACGAGCAACACCCGCGCCTTCCGCACGCTCGTGCGCAACGAGCTCTTCCGGCGTGTGCAGCTCGCCGCCAGGGAGGACGTGGACGCCCTGGCCGAACTCGACCCGACGTTCGGCGCCGACGCCTGGTCGGACGCACTGGACGCGTACTTCGCCGAGCACGACGACATCGGCATCGGACCGGACGCCCGCAGCTCCCGTATGCTCCTGCTCACCGAGGGCCCGGCCGAGTGGTCGGCGCGGCAGATCATCGACGACCCCGCGGGCGATCACGACTGGGGTATCAGCGCCACCGTCGACCTCGCCGCGTCCGACGAAGCGGGGGAAGCCGTCGTCACGGTGACGGCGGTCGACCGGCTGTGA
- a CDS encoding response regulator transcription factor — MRVLIVEDEPYLAEAVRDGLRLEAIAADIAGDGDTALELLSVNTYDSAVLDRDVPGPSGDDIARWIVASGSGIPILMLTAADRLDDKASGFEIGADDYLTKPFELRELVLRLRALDRRRQRVRPPVLELAGLRLDPFRREVYREGRYVALTRKQFAVLEVLVDAEGGVVSAEELLERAWDENADPFTNAVRITVSSLRKRLGDPGLILTVPGVGYRIGTDADA; from the coding sequence ATGCGTGTGCTGATCGTCGAGGACGAGCCCTACCTCGCCGAGGCGGTCCGCGACGGGCTGCGGCTCGAGGCGATCGCCGCCGACATCGCGGGCGACGGGGACACCGCGCTGGAGCTCCTCAGCGTCAACACGTACGACAGCGCCGTCCTCGACCGCGACGTGCCCGGCCCGTCCGGCGACGACATCGCGCGCTGGATCGTCGCTTCGGGAAGCGGGATCCCCATCCTCATGCTCACGGCAGCCGACCGCCTCGACGACAAGGCGTCCGGCTTCGAGATCGGCGCCGACGACTACCTGACCAAGCCGTTCGAACTGCGGGAGCTGGTGCTGCGGCTGCGTGCCCTCGACCGTCGCAGGCAGCGGGTGCGACCACCCGTGCTGGAGCTCGCGGGTCTGCGCCTCGACCCGTTTCGTCGGGAGGTGTACCGCGAGGGCCGGTACGTCGCCCTTACGCGGAAGCAGTTCGCGGTGCTGGAGGTGCTCGTCGATGCGGAGGGCGGGGTGGTCAGCGCCGAGGAGCTGCTGGAACGCGCGTGGGACGAGAACGCCGACCCGTTCACGAACGCCGTCCGCATCACCGTCTCGTCGCTGCGCAAGCGCCTGGGCGATCCGGGGCTGATCCTCACGGTGCCCGGCGTCGGGTATCGCATCGGGACGGACGCGGATGCGTAG
- a CDS encoding D-alanyl-D-alanine carboxypeptidase family protein, translated as MRRPTGVSVLVNSGWRSAALQDTLLREAIDEYGSEEEARRWAATAETSAHVSGEAVDLGPLPALDWLSQRGWRYGLCQTYANESWHYELRPEAVDSGCPAPYADPTEDPRMQR; from the coding sequence ATGCGGCGGCCGACGGGAGTCAGCGTCCTCGTGAACAGCGGATGGCGTTCGGCCGCGCTGCAGGACACCCTGCTCCGCGAGGCGATCGACGAGTACGGCTCGGAAGAGGAGGCGCGGCGCTGGGCGGCCACGGCCGAGACCTCGGCGCACGTCTCCGGGGAGGCGGTCGACCTCGGTCCCCTCCCGGCGCTCGACTGGCTCAGCCAGCGCGGCTGGCGCTACGGGCTGTGCCAGACCTATGCGAACGAGTCCTGGCACTACGAGCTGCGGCCGGAGGCCGTGGACAGCGGCTGCCCAGCGCCCTACGCCGATCCCACCGAAGACCCGAGGATGCAGCGATGA
- a CDS encoding VOC family protein has translation MAAFTAENAFSGFSVDDIDAAKEFYGTTLGLDVEVNAMGFLELRLPRGGSILVYAKPNHTPASFTILNFPVADVDAAVDELNERGVQTKIYGDDEFPSDSRGIVRGNGQGPDIAWFRDPAGNVLAVMQA, from the coding sequence ATGGCAGCCTTCACAGCGGAGAATGCGTTCAGCGGTTTCAGCGTCGACGACATCGATGCGGCGAAAGAGTTCTACGGCACGACCCTGGGACTCGACGTCGAGGTCAATGCGATGGGGTTCCTCGAGCTGCGGTTGCCCCGCGGCGGGTCGATCCTCGTCTACGCGAAGCCGAACCACACCCCGGCGAGTTTCACGATCCTGAACTTCCCGGTGGCGGATGTCGACGCCGCCGTGGACGAGCTCAACGAGCGCGGGGTGCAGACGAAGATCTACGGCGACGACGAGTTCCCGTCCGACTCCCGCGGTATCGTGCGCGGGAACGGACAGGGGCCGGACATCGCCTGGTTCCGGGACCCGGCCGGAAACGTGCTCGCCGTCATGCAGGCGTGA
- a CDS encoding ribonuclease H has protein sequence MTITAAADGSALGNPGPNGWAWYIDDANWAAGGSPHGTNNQGELRAVLELLQATAGTDEKLLIECDSRYVIDSVTKWMPGWKRRGWRKSDGGPVLNRDLLEGIDEALRGRDVEFSWVKGHAGHPLNEAADERANAAAKAYQQKQEPRRGPGFTRATDAGAAVAGSAAVAAAAPVAPSTAAPSRTSTLAEADDAQPLWAETSDLLDGLDLAPDDPIVLRVPLSPDEHARLRDRAEAQGVGLEEALRRLI, from the coding sequence ATGACCATCACCGCCGCCGCAGACGGCTCCGCCCTGGGCAACCCCGGCCCGAACGGCTGGGCCTGGTACATCGACGACGCGAACTGGGCGGCCGGCGGTTCCCCGCACGGCACGAACAACCAGGGCGAGCTCCGCGCCGTCCTCGAACTGCTGCAGGCGACGGCCGGTACCGACGAGAAGCTGCTGATCGAGTGCGACAGCCGTTACGTGATCGACTCCGTGACGAAGTGGATGCCGGGGTGGAAGCGCCGCGGCTGGCGGAAGTCCGACGGCGGGCCCGTGCTGAACCGCGACCTCCTGGAAGGCATCGACGAAGCCCTGCGCGGGCGCGACGTCGAGTTCTCCTGGGTCAAAGGTCATGCCGGACACCCCCTGAACGAGGCCGCCGACGAGCGCGCGAACGCCGCCGCCAAGGCCTACCAGCAGAAGCAGGAGCCGCGCCGAGGCCCCGGCTTCACCCGCGCGACCGATGCGGGCGCCGCCGTCGCGGGCTCTGCCGCCGTCGCCGCTGCGGCCCCGGTCGCTCCCTCGACGGCAGCCCCGTCCCGCACGTCGACCCTCGCTGAGGCGGACGACGCGCAGCCACTGTGGGCCGAGACCTCCGACCTCCTCGACGGACTCGACCTCGCCCCGGACGACCCCATCGTGCTCCGGGTTCCGCTGTCCCCCGACGAGCACGCCCGTCTCCGGGACCGCGCCGAGGCGCAGGGCGTCGGGCTGGAAGAAGCGCTCCGCCGCCTGATCTGA
- a CDS encoding SDR family NAD(P)-dependent oxidoreductase yields MTDAPDATPELGPGIDPDDLATTLRVLAELHTIDNEHPDFVAVRHATAAMFKAVKRVRRKEIRDAIAEADKAVVARTATGAPDRIDDETRGHDLASSVIDAPIAGELLKPRNCYICKQPYTIVDAFYHQLCPDCARFSHGKRTARTDLTGKRALLTGGRAKIGMHIALRLLRDGAHTTITTRFPRDAVRRFSALPDAADWLHRLRVVGIDLRDPAQVIGLADSVAAQGPLDILINNAAQTVRRSPGAYSLLADAELQPLPDGPLPEMETFGHTVDPHPQALQASVDAHPLLSVAALGGTVAEQGGQALTAEDLARLAMAPGSSSLEKHADGTAIDAGGLVPDVNRVNSWVQSVDQVDPLEMLEVQLANTTAPFLLISRLRASMAASPARRKYVVNVSAMEGQFSRRYKGPGHPHTNMAKAALNMLTRTSAGEMLEKDGILMTAVDTGWITDERPHYTKVRLAEEGFHAPLDLVDGAARVYDPIVRGEAGEDIHGVFLKDYEPSPW; encoded by the coding sequence ATGACCGACGCGCCCGACGCCACCCCCGAGCTGGGCCCCGGCATCGACCCCGACGATCTCGCCACGACGCTGCGCGTCCTCGCCGAGCTGCACACGATCGACAACGAGCACCCCGACTTCGTGGCCGTGCGCCACGCGACCGCGGCGATGTTCAAGGCCGTCAAGCGCGTGCGCCGCAAAGAGATCCGGGATGCGATCGCCGAGGCCGACAAGGCCGTCGTCGCACGCACCGCGACCGGCGCCCCCGACCGCATCGACGACGAGACCCGCGGGCACGACCTCGCGTCGAGCGTGATCGACGCCCCCATCGCCGGCGAGCTGCTCAAGCCGCGCAACTGCTACATCTGCAAGCAGCCGTACACGATCGTCGACGCGTTCTACCACCAGCTCTGCCCGGACTGCGCCCGCTTCAGCCACGGCAAGCGCACCGCCCGCACCGACCTCACCGGCAAGCGCGCCCTGCTCACGGGCGGCCGCGCGAAGATCGGCATGCACATCGCGCTGCGCCTCCTCCGCGACGGTGCGCACACCACGATCACCACCCGCTTCCCGCGCGACGCCGTCCGCCGGTTCTCGGCCCTGCCCGACGCCGCGGACTGGCTGCACCGGCTGCGCGTCGTCGGCATCGACCTCCGCGATCCCGCCCAGGTGATCGGGCTCGCCGACTCGGTCGCGGCGCAGGGCCCCCTCGACATCCTCATCAACAACGCCGCGCAGACGGTCCGCCGCTCGCCGGGGGCCTATTCACTGCTCGCGGATGCGGAACTCCAACCGCTGCCGGACGGGCCGCTGCCGGAGATGGAGACCTTCGGGCATACCGTCGACCCGCACCCGCAGGCGCTGCAGGCGTCCGTCGACGCACACCCGCTGCTGTCGGTGGCCGCGCTCGGCGGCACGGTCGCCGAGCAGGGGGGCCAGGCGCTCACGGCCGAGGACCTCGCGCGCCTGGCGATGGCGCCCGGCTCCTCCTCGCTGGAGAAGCATGCTGATGGCACGGCGATCGACGCGGGCGGCCTCGTCCCGGATGTGAACCGCGTCAACAGCTGGGTGCAGTCCGTGGATCAGGTCGATCCGCTCGAGATGCTCGAGGTGCAGCTCGCCAACACCACCGCGCCGTTCCTGCTCATCAGCCGGCTGCGGGCGTCGATGGCCGCATCCCCCGCGCGCCGGAAGTACGTCGTGAACGTCTCCGCCATGGAGGGGCAGTTCTCTCGGCGGTACAAGGGCCCCGGCCACCCGCACACGAACATGGCGAAGGCCGCGCTCAACATGCTGACCCGCACGAGCGCGGGGGAGATGCTGGAGAAGGACGGCATCCTCATGACCGCCGTCGACACGGGCTGGATCACGGACGAGCGTCCGCATTACACGAAGGTGCGCCTGGCGGAGGAGGGTTTCCACGCCCCGCTCGACCTGGTGGACGGCGCTGCCCGCGTGTACGACCCCATCGTGCGCGGCGAGGCCGGCGAGGACATCCACGGCGTCTTCCTCAAGGACTACGAGCCCAGCCCCTGGTGA
- a CDS encoding M4 family metallopeptidase, with protein MSSAESSPHPGVVPSYLLARLAASGRFPKAAAAARQTLTAGRPPFRARIDLSIDENGDLVAQLSDAPNRTISDAGNTQQLPGAVVRTEDDGPVEDTAVNEAFDGLGATFEMLLSAFGRNSLDDAGARLDATVHYGVDYDNAFWDGERMVFGDGDGEVFQHFTGSLTVIGHELAHGVVQHTANLEYQGQPGALNESVADVFGALTEQYALGQSADRASWLIGAEIFTDAVQGSALRSMIAPGTAYDDDELGKDPQPDHMSGYVRTTEDNGGVHINSGIPNRAFALFARDLGGNAWERAGTVWYRALTGGLSSTASFTDFADATVAAAATVDHEAVAAARRAWTAVGVYENDRGPDSA; from the coding sequence ATGAGCAGCGCAGAATCCTCCCCGCATCCCGGCGTCGTCCCCTCCTACCTGCTCGCGCGCCTGGCGGCATCCGGCCGGTTCCCGAAGGCCGCAGCCGCCGCCCGGCAGACGCTCACCGCCGGACGTCCGCCGTTCCGTGCCCGCATCGACCTCTCGATCGACGAGAACGGCGACCTCGTCGCGCAGCTTTCCGATGCGCCGAACCGCACGATCAGTGACGCCGGCAACACGCAGCAGCTCCCGGGGGCCGTGGTCCGCACGGAAGACGACGGGCCGGTCGAGGACACCGCGGTCAATGAGGCGTTCGACGGCCTGGGCGCGACGTTCGAGATGCTGCTCTCCGCGTTCGGCCGCAACTCGCTCGACGACGCCGGCGCCCGCCTCGACGCGACCGTCCACTACGGCGTCGACTACGACAACGCCTTCTGGGACGGCGAGCGCATGGTGTTCGGAGACGGCGACGGCGAGGTGTTCCAGCACTTCACGGGTTCCCTTACCGTGATCGGACACGAGCTCGCCCACGGTGTCGTGCAGCACACCGCGAACCTGGAGTACCAGGGACAGCCGGGCGCATTGAACGAGTCCGTGGCCGATGTGTTCGGCGCCCTCACCGAGCAGTACGCCCTGGGCCAGTCCGCCGATCGGGCGAGCTGGCTCATCGGAGCGGAGATCTTCACGGATGCGGTGCAGGGCTCGGCGCTGCGCTCCATGATCGCGCCGGGCACGGCCTACGACGACGACGAGCTCGGGAAAGACCCGCAGCCCGACCACATGAGCGGGTACGTGCGCACCACCGAGGACAACGGGGGCGTGCACATCAACTCCGGCATCCCGAACCGCGCCTTCGCCCTCTTCGCCCGCGACCTCGGCGGCAACGCCTGGGAGCGCGCCGGCACGGTCTGGTACCGGGCGCTCACCGGCGGCCTGTCGAGCACCGCGAGCTTCACGGACTTCGCGGACGCCACGGTCGCCGCGGCGGCCACGGTCGACCACGAGGCGGTCGCCGCCGCTCGACGCGCCTGGACGGCCGTGGGAGTCTATGAGAATGACCGAGGACCCGACTCCGCCTGA
- a CDS encoding protealysin inhibitor emfourin, which translates to MTEDPTPPDAPVIIAVVRSGGVAGIRRQWRVEAEPPDAEEWISLIDSCPWDDDVDTEPGADRFVWNIRARTPSERRERELPDSAVDGPWRALVDAVREAARDA; encoded by the coding sequence ATGACCGAGGACCCGACTCCGCCTGACGCCCCCGTCATCATCGCGGTCGTGCGCTCGGGCGGCGTCGCGGGCATCCGTCGCCAGTGGCGCGTCGAGGCCGAGCCGCCGGACGCCGAGGAGTGGATCAGCCTCATCGACAGCTGCCCCTGGGACGACGACGTCGACACCGAGCCCGGGGCCGACCGGTTCGTCTGGAACATCCGCGCCCGCACCCCGTCCGAGCGCCGGGAACGAGAGCTACCCGACTCCGCCGTGGACGGCCCGTGGCGCGCCCTCGTCGACGCCGTGCGGGAGGCCGCGCGCGACGCCTGA
- a CDS encoding ATP-grasp domain-containing protein, giving the protein MTIDRDGVWRADGIPPGASPAASLQHALPLLAASDVVFPAVHGALGEDGALAALCALAGVPVVGSALGAGAIGMDKWATKLVAQAVGLRTARGRLVAADDIGDVEFDGDVVVKPVTAGSSHGVSLVTEERDLLTALRGAARLDRRILVEEVVHAREIDVAVLREKGGVRWAAPPLEIHAPGFFDTATKYDGTARFTVPAQLDAAATTALKRAAIAMFDALGCDGVARMDFFLTDEGPVLNEVNTMPGLTAASQVPRMFAAAGVHYVDLVGRLVRAAV; this is encoded by the coding sequence GTGACGATCGACCGCGACGGCGTGTGGCGGGCGGACGGCATCCCGCCCGGCGCGAGTCCGGCGGCGTCGCTGCAGCACGCGCTCCCGCTGCTCGCGGCGAGCGATGTCGTGTTCCCTGCGGTGCACGGCGCGCTCGGGGAGGACGGCGCCCTCGCGGCGCTGTGTGCGCTCGCCGGGGTGCCGGTCGTCGGCTCCGCGCTGGGGGCGGGGGCGATCGGCATGGACAAGTGGGCCACGAAGCTCGTGGCCCAGGCTGTCGGGCTGCGGACCGCCCGCGGTCGGCTCGTCGCCGCCGACGACATCGGCGACGTGGAGTTCGACGGCGATGTCGTCGTCAAGCCAGTGACCGCCGGATCGAGCCACGGCGTGAGCCTCGTGACGGAGGAGCGCGACCTGCTCACGGCGCTGCGGGGGGCGGCCCGCCTCGATCGGAGGATCCTCGTCGAGGAGGTCGTGCACGCGCGGGAGATCGACGTCGCCGTGCTGCGGGAGAAGGGCGGGGTGCGGTGGGCCGCCCCACCCCTGGAGATCCACGCGCCCGGGTTCTTCGACACCGCGACGAAGTACGACGGCACGGCCCGGTTCACGGTTCCGGCGCAGCTCGATGCGGCGGCCACGACGGCGCTCAAACGCGCCGCGATCGCGATGTTCGACGCCCTGGGGTGCGACGGGGTCGCCCGCATGGACTTCTTCCTCACGGACGAAGGTCCGGTGCTCAACGAGGTCAACACGATGCCGGGGCTGACCGCCGCCTCCCAGGTGCCGCGGATGTTCGCGGCGGCCGGGGTGCACTACGTCGACCTCGTGGGCCGGCTCGTGCGCGCGGCCGTGTGA